Proteins encoded together in one Catellatospora citrea window:
- a CDS encoding YifB family Mg chelatase-like AAA ATPase, protein MSYAMVLCAALEGVTGQLVRVEADLAAGLPVVVLSGLPDTALNEARERVRAAITNSGERWPQQRISINLDPADLRKRGSAFDLPIALSILGGTGTLPLAGLDDVLVLGELGLDGSVRPVRGVLPMVAAAAGQGITKAIVPVGNAAEAALVPGMRVLAADTLGRVIGFLRGRCALLEPPEVAARQVGPEPDLADVAGQEMGRLGVELAAAGGHHLALFGPPGAGKTMLAQRLPSLLPRLDDEASLEVTALHSIAGVLAPGEPLLRRPPYQAPHHTASVAALVGGGSGLARPGALSLAHRGVLFLDEAPEFTRHALDTLRQPLEGGVVTLGRSRGVVVYPAQVQLVLAANPCPCARPSGDAGCACTPQVKRRYLGRISGPLLDRIDIRLTLPPLKAAHLFTDASVRESSQVVAQRVAAARDTAAARWAGLGARCNGEVPGTVLRQRRWRLPDDVTAGLRRRLDTGEMSARGHDRVLRMAWTLSDLAGLDRPGKDEINIALNLRDGGNA, encoded by the coding sequence ATGAGCTATGCGATGGTGCTGTGCGCCGCGTTGGAGGGGGTCACCGGGCAGCTGGTGCGGGTCGAGGCCGACCTGGCCGCGGGACTGCCGGTGGTGGTGCTCAGCGGCCTGCCCGACACCGCCCTGAACGAGGCCAGGGAGCGGGTGCGGGCGGCGATCACCAACTCCGGGGAGCGCTGGCCGCAGCAGCGCATCTCCATCAACCTCGACCCTGCTGACCTGCGCAAAAGGGGATCGGCGTTCGACTTGCCGATCGCGCTTTCGATACTCGGGGGCACCGGCACGCTGCCGCTGGCCGGGCTCGACGACGTGCTGGTGCTGGGCGAGCTGGGCCTGGACGGCTCGGTGCGCCCGGTGCGCGGCGTGCTGCCGATGGTCGCCGCGGCCGCCGGTCAGGGGATCACCAAGGCGATCGTGCCGGTCGGCAACGCCGCCGAGGCGGCGCTCGTGCCGGGGATGCGGGTGCTGGCCGCGGACACCCTGGGCCGGGTCATCGGCTTCCTGCGCGGCCGGTGCGCCCTGCTCGAACCGCCGGAGGTGGCGGCTCGCCAGGTCGGGCCGGAGCCTGACCTGGCCGACGTCGCCGGCCAGGAGATGGGGCGGCTGGGCGTGGAGCTGGCCGCCGCCGGCGGGCACCACCTGGCCCTGTTCGGTCCGCCAGGCGCGGGCAAGACCATGCTGGCGCAGCGGCTGCCCTCCCTGCTCCCCCGGCTGGACGACGAGGCCTCGCTGGAGGTCACCGCCCTGCACTCGATCGCGGGCGTGCTCGCGCCCGGTGAGCCGTTGCTGCGCAGGCCGCCCTACCAGGCACCGCACCACACCGCTTCGGTGGCGGCGCTGGTGGGCGGCGGCAGCGGGCTGGCCCGGCCCGGCGCGCTGTCGCTGGCGCACCGGGGTGTGCTGTTCCTGGACGAGGCCCCCGAGTTCACCCGGCACGCGCTGGACACCCTGCGCCAGCCGCTGGAGGGCGGGGTCGTCACGCTGGGCCGCTCGCGCGGCGTGGTGGTGTATCCGGCGCAGGTGCAGCTGGTGCTCGCGGCCAACCCCTGCCCGTGCGCCCGCCCGTCCGGCGACGCCGGGTGCGCCTGCACACCGCAGGTGAAGCGGCGCTACCTGGGTCGCATCTCCGGGCCGCTGCTCGACCGCATCGACATCCGGCTGACGCTGCCCCCGCTGAAGGCGGCCCATCTGTTCACCGACGCGTCCGTGCGTGAGTCCTCGCAGGTGGTGGCGCAGCGGGTGGCGGCGGCGCGGGACACGGCCGCCGCGCGCTGGGCCGGGCTGGGCGCGCGCTGCAACGGCGAGGTGCCCGGCACCGTGCTGCGCCAGCGCCGCTGGCGGCTGCCCGACGACGTCACCGCGGGGCTGCGGCGGCGGCTGGACACCGGTGAGATGTCCGCTCGCGGCCACGACCGGGTGCTGCGGATGGCCTGGACGCTGAGCGACCTGGCGGGCCTGGACCGGCCCGGCAAAGACGAGATCAACATTGCCCTGAACCTGCGCGACGGAGGCAACGCATGA
- a CDS encoding YraN family protein produces the protein MTKVTQALGAWGERLAAAHLLATGMVLLDRNWRGAAGEIDIVARDGDTLVFCEVKTRRGATFGTPAEAVARAKVRRLRQLAAQWLAVSGIRPAEVRFDVVSVHAPRDADPVVEHLRGAF, from the coding sequence ATGACGAAGGTGACACAGGCCCTCGGCGCCTGGGGAGAACGCCTGGCGGCAGCGCATCTGCTGGCCACGGGCATGGTGCTGCTCGACCGGAACTGGCGGGGCGCCGCCGGCGAGATCGACATCGTGGCGCGCGACGGTGACACGTTGGTCTTCTGCGAGGTGAAGACCCGCCGCGGTGCGACATTCGGCACACCCGCCGAGGCGGTGGCCCGGGCCAAGGTCCGGCGGCTGCGGCAGCTGGCCGCGCAGTGGCTGGCCGTCAGCGGCATCCGCCCTGCCGAGGTGCGTTTCGACGTGGTCAGCGTCCACGCGCCGCGCGACGCCGACCCCGTCGTCGAGCACCTCCGCGGCGCGTTCTGA
- the rpsB gene encoding 30S ribosomal protein S2, whose product MAVVSMRQLLESGVHFGHQTRRWNPKMKRFIFTERNGIYIIDLRQTLDYIEKAYAFVRNTVAEGGTVLFVGTKKQAQEAVAEQAARVGMPYVNHRWLGGMLTNFQTVYKRLQRMKELESIDLTGTAAGYTKKETLQLSREKTKLTKTLGGLRDMSKLPSAVWIVDTKKEHIAVDEARKLGIPVIAILDTNCDPDEVDFPIPGNDDAIRSAELLTKVIATAVADGLIARSGKAARGGDVKPEPGTVAADEPLAEWEQELLTGDKPAAEAAPAETAPAAAAE is encoded by the coding sequence ATGGCTGTGGTCAGCATGCGCCAGCTGCTCGAGAGCGGCGTTCACTTCGGGCACCAGACCCGTCGCTGGAACCCGAAGATGAAGCGCTTCATCTTCACCGAGCGCAACGGCATCTACATCATCGACCTGCGCCAGACGCTCGACTACATCGAGAAGGCGTACGCGTTCGTCCGCAACACCGTCGCCGAGGGCGGCACCGTGCTGTTCGTCGGCACGAAGAAGCAGGCCCAGGAGGCCGTGGCCGAGCAGGCCGCGCGCGTGGGCATGCCCTACGTCAACCACCGCTGGCTGGGCGGCATGCTCACCAACTTCCAGACGGTGTACAAGCGCCTGCAGCGGATGAAGGAGCTGGAGTCGATCGACCTGACCGGCACCGCCGCGGGGTACACCAAGAAGGAGACCCTGCAGCTGTCGCGGGAGAAGACCAAGCTCACCAAGACCCTCGGTGGTCTGCGGGACATGAGCAAGCTCCCGTCCGCGGTCTGGATCGTGGACACCAAGAAGGAGCACATCGCCGTCGACGAGGCCCGCAAGCTGGGCATCCCGGTGATCGCGATCCTGGACACCAACTGCGACCCGGACGAGGTCGACTTCCCGATCCCGGGTAACGACGACGCGATCCGCTCGGCCGAGCTGCTGACCAAGGTCATCGCGACCGCGGTGGCCGACGGCCTGATCGCCCGCTCGGGCAAGGCCGCGCGTGGCGGCGACGTGAAGCCGGAGCCCGGCACCGTCGCGGCCGACGAGCCGCTGGCCGAGTGGGAGCAGGAGCTGCTGACCGGTGACAAGCCGGCCGCCGAGGCCGCCCCGGCCGAGACCGCTCCCGCCGCCGCCGCTGAGTGA
- the tsf gene encoding translation elongation factor Ts — protein sequence MSTISAADVKRLRELTGSGMMDCKKALEEAEGDFDKAVEILRVKGAKDVGKRAGRSTANGLVAHKGNALLELNCETDFVAKNDAFIALAEQLVAHVAETKPADVEALLASKIGDGTVADLMQDQSAKIGEKLVIGRFAVLEGPVAVYMHRKSADLPPQVGVAVQYTGKSDEAGADDARSVAMQIAAMRPKFVTRDEVPAEVVESERRIAEQTAREEGKPEAALPKIIEGRVNSFFKDFVLIEQPSVTDQKKTVKQVLAEAGIEVTRFARFEVGQA from the coding sequence ATGTCCACTATTTCCGCTGCAGACGTCAAGCGGCTCCGTGAGCTGACCGGCTCCGGCATGATGGACTGCAAGAAGGCGCTCGAGGAGGCCGAGGGCGACTTCGACAAGGCCGTGGAGATCCTGCGCGTCAAGGGCGCCAAGGATGTCGGCAAGCGTGCCGGCCGTTCCACCGCCAACGGTCTGGTCGCGCACAAGGGCAACGCCCTGCTCGAGCTGAACTGCGAGACCGACTTCGTCGCCAAGAACGACGCGTTCATCGCGCTGGCCGAGCAGCTGGTCGCCCACGTCGCCGAGACCAAGCCGGCCGACGTGGAGGCGCTGCTCGCCTCGAAGATCGGTGACGGCACCGTCGCCGACCTGATGCAGGACCAGTCCGCCAAGATCGGCGAGAAGCTGGTCATCGGCCGCTTCGCCGTGCTGGAGGGCCCCGTCGCGGTGTACATGCACCGCAAGAGCGCCGACCTGCCGCCGCAGGTGGGTGTCGCGGTGCAGTACACCGGCAAGTCCGACGAGGCCGGCGCGGACGACGCCCGCTCGGTCGCGATGCAGATCGCGGCGATGCGGCCGAAGTTCGTCACCCGTGACGAGGTGCCGGCCGAGGTCGTCGAGTCCGAGCGCCGCATCGCCGAGCAGACCGCTCGCGAGGAGGGCAAGCCCGAGGCCGCCCTGCCGAAGATCATCGAGGGCCGGGTGAACTCGTTCTTCAAGGACTTCGTCCTGATCGAGCAGCCGTCGGTCACCGACCAGAAGAAGACCGTCAAGCAGGTGCTGGCCGAGGCCGGCATCGAGGTCACCCGCTTCGCGCGGTTCGAGGTCGGCCAGGCCTGA
- the pyrH gene encoding UMP kinase yields MSGHQFNRVVLKLSGEVFGGGEVGVDPDVVAGVARQIATVVRRGVQVAVVVGGGNFFRGAELQKRGMDRARADYMGMLGTVMNCLALQDFLEKEGIETRVQTAITMAQVAEQYIPLRAIRHLEKGRVVIFGGGAGMPYFTTDTVSAQRALEIHADVVLMSKNGVDAVYTADPRTNPDAVRIDQITFSEVLRQNIRVADAAAFSLCADNGLPMLVFGAEGDDTIVRAVSGDKIGTLITAS; encoded by the coding sequence ATGTCCGGACACCAGTTCAATCGGGTCGTGCTGAAGCTCTCCGGCGAGGTCTTCGGCGGTGGTGAGGTAGGCGTCGATCCGGACGTCGTGGCCGGGGTCGCCCGCCAGATCGCCACCGTGGTGCGCCGCGGCGTGCAGGTCGCCGTGGTCGTCGGCGGAGGCAACTTCTTCCGCGGGGCCGAGCTGCAGAAGCGCGGCATGGACCGGGCCCGCGCCGACTACATGGGCATGCTCGGCACGGTGATGAACTGCCTGGCGCTGCAGGACTTCCTGGAGAAGGAGGGCATCGAGACGCGCGTGCAGACCGCGATCACGATGGCCCAGGTCGCGGAGCAGTACATCCCGCTGCGCGCCATCCGGCACCTGGAGAAGGGCCGTGTGGTGATCTTCGGTGGCGGCGCCGGCATGCCGTACTTCACCACCGACACCGTGTCGGCCCAGCGGGCGCTGGAGATCCACGCCGACGTGGTGCTGATGAGCAAGAACGGCGTGGACGCGGTGTACACCGCCGACCCGCGCACCAACCCCGACGCGGTCCGGATCGACCAGATCACGTTCAGCGAGGTGCTGCGGCAGAACATCCGGGTGGCCGACGCCGCCGCGTTCAGCCTGTGCGCCGACAACGGCCTGCCGATGCTGGTGTTCGGCGCCGAGGGCGACGACACCATCGTCCGCGCCGTCAGCGGCGACAAGATCGGCACCCTGATCACCGCCTCCTGA
- the frr gene encoding ribosome recycling factor: MIDDTLLEAEEKMDRAVEHAKEELAAIRTGRASAAMFSKIVIDYYGTPTPLPQMASIGVPEPRMVIIKPYDTSQLGAMERAIRDSDLGVNPGNEGTQLRILVPPMTEERRRDMTKVARSKGEDAKVAVRNVRRKGKEELDRIVKDGEAGEDDGRRAEKELDDLTAKYVAQIDELIKHKEVELLEV; the protein is encoded by the coding sequence GTGATCGACGACACCCTCCTCGAAGCAGAGGAGAAGATGGACCGGGCGGTCGAGCACGCGAAGGAGGAGCTCGCGGCGATCCGCACCGGCCGTGCCAGCGCGGCGATGTTCTCCAAGATCGTTATCGACTACTACGGCACGCCCACCCCGCTGCCGCAGATGGCGTCGATCGGTGTGCCCGAGCCGCGCATGGTGATCATCAAGCCGTACGACACGTCTCAGCTGGGCGCCATGGAGCGCGCCATCCGCGACTCGGACCTGGGTGTCAACCCGGGCAACGAGGGCACCCAGCTGCGCATCCTCGTGCCGCCGATGACCGAGGAGCGCCGCCGCGACATGACCAAGGTCGCGCGGAGCAAGGGCGAGGACGCCAAGGTCGCCGTACGCAACGTGCGCCGCAAGGGCAAGGAGGAGCTCGACCGCATCGTCAAGGACGGTGAGGCGGGCGAGGACGACGGACGCCGGGCGGAGAAGGAGCTCGACGACCTGACCGCCAAGTACGTGGCGCAGATCGACGAGCTCATCAAGCACAAGGAAGTCGAGCTGCTCGAAGTCTGA
- a CDS encoding phosphatidate cytidylyltransferase, with protein sequence MSEPYDTDPRRSGASRARQPYDAAPDAYTDPSDRPAEESRGGRRRREDAHAEHGAAAGYGDPGDDGTGGYDGAGTPGDAADGGEGEQAAAAKDYGRAGRNVPVSILVAVGLLLVILTPLFFFKPLFLVILVAAAGLGIWEMTRALRTSGARPPLIPLLGGGVAMMCLAWFSGVDALSIGLLITVLATMVWRMGDGPAGYQRDMGAAALIMVYVPFLLGFAAPLTTPEDGQWRILATLAAVVLSDTGGFVAGVLFGKHPMAPTISPKKSWEGFAGSIIATGAGSAAILWALLDVAPWKGVLFGMVVSVAAVLGDLAESLLKRDLGIKDMSNILPGHGGIMDRLDSIVFAVPTAYLLLSVLAPVA encoded by the coding sequence ATGAGCGAGCCATACGACACGGACCCTCGCCGGTCCGGCGCTTCCCGGGCGCGGCAGCCCTACGATGCCGCGCCCGACGCGTATACCGACCCCTCCGATCGCCCCGCCGAGGAGTCCCGCGGCGGGCGTCGCCGCCGGGAGGACGCACACGCCGAGCACGGCGCCGCGGCGGGCTACGGCGACCCGGGCGACGACGGGACCGGCGGATACGACGGGGCCGGGACGCCCGGTGACGCCGCTGACGGTGGCGAAGGCGAGCAGGCCGCGGCCGCCAAGGACTACGGCCGTGCGGGGCGCAACGTGCCCGTCTCCATCCTGGTCGCGGTCGGCCTCCTGCTGGTCATCCTGACCCCGCTGTTCTTCTTCAAGCCGCTGTTCCTGGTCATCCTGGTGGCCGCGGCCGGGCTGGGCATCTGGGAGATGACGCGGGCGCTGCGCACGTCCGGGGCGCGTCCGCCGCTGATCCCGCTGCTCGGCGGCGGCGTGGCGATGATGTGCCTGGCCTGGTTCTCCGGCGTCGACGCGCTCAGCATCGGCCTGCTGATCACCGTGCTGGCCACCATGGTGTGGCGGATGGGCGACGGCCCGGCCGGTTACCAGCGGGACATGGGCGCGGCCGCGCTGATCATGGTGTACGTCCCGTTCCTGCTCGGCTTCGCGGCGCCGCTGACCACACCCGAGGACGGGCAGTGGCGGATCCTGGCGACGCTGGCCGCGGTGGTGCTGTCCGACACCGGCGGGTTCGTGGCGGGCGTGCTGTTCGGCAAGCATCCGATGGCGCCGACGATCAGCCCGAAGAAGTCCTGGGAGGGCTTCGCCGGCTCGATCATCGCGACCGGGGCGGGCAGCGCCGCGATCCTGTGGGCGCTGCTGGACGTGGCCCCCTGGAAGGGCGTGCTGTTCGGCATGGTGGTCTCCGTCGCGGCGGTGCTCGGCGACCTCGCCGAGTCGCTGCTGAAGCGGGACCTCGGCATCAAGGACATGAGCAACATCCTGCCCGGCCACGGCGGCATCATGGATCGACTCGACTCGATCGTGTTCGCGGTGCCGACGGCCTACCTGTTGCTGTCCGTGCTCGCCCCTGTGGCGTGA
- the rlmN gene encoding 23S rRNA (adenine(2503)-C(2))-methyltransferase RlmN: MTSLPLISVTDGDGATARRSSMPPRHLADLDLAGRRSAVSDLGEQAFRATQLSTHYFGRLERDPAGMTDIPAAARERLTEQLLPKLLTPVRELACDDGETRKALWRLHDGSLVESVLMGYGDRVTVCISSQAGCGMACPFCATGQAGLTRNLSTAEIVDQVVYLAGVAQSGVMGGEARRLSNVVFMGMGEPLANYNRVIAAVRRLTSPAPEGLGLSQRHITVSTVGLVPAMRKLAEEDLSVTLALSLHAPDDDLRDELVPVNQRWKVAEVLDAAWAYAARTGRRVSIEYAMIRDVNDQPWRADLLGRLLAGRLAHVNLIPLNPTPGSKWDASPKPVEREFVRRLRAAGVATTVRDTRGREIDGACGQLAASEVEA; encoded by the coding sequence ATGACGAGCCTTCCGCTGATTTCCGTTACCGATGGTGACGGCGCGACCGCGCGCCGTTCCTCCATGCCGCCGCGCCACCTCGCCGACCTGGATCTCGCCGGTCGGCGCAGCGCCGTGTCCGACCTGGGTGAGCAGGCCTTCCGCGCCACCCAGCTGTCGACGCACTACTTCGGGCGCCTGGAGCGCGACCCGGCCGGCATGACCGACATCCCGGCCGCCGCGCGCGAGCGCCTCACCGAGCAGCTGCTGCCCAAGCTGCTCACCCCCGTCCGTGAGCTGGCCTGCGACGACGGCGAGACGCGCAAGGCGCTGTGGCGGCTGCACGACGGCTCGCTGGTGGAGAGCGTGCTGATGGGGTATGGCGACCGGGTCACGGTCTGCATCTCCAGCCAGGCCGGCTGCGGCATGGCGTGCCCGTTCTGCGCGACCGGCCAGGCGGGGCTGACCCGCAACCTGTCCACCGCCGAGATCGTCGACCAGGTGGTGTACCTCGCCGGGGTCGCCCAGTCCGGGGTGATGGGTGGCGAAGCACGCCGGCTGAGCAACGTGGTCTTCATGGGCATGGGCGAGCCGCTGGCCAACTACAACCGGGTCATCGCGGCCGTGCGCCGCCTGACCAGCCCCGCTCCGGAGGGCCTGGGGCTGTCCCAGCGGCACATCACGGTCTCCACGGTGGGTCTGGTTCCCGCGATGCGGAAGCTCGCGGAGGAAGACCTCTCCGTGACTCTTGCGCTCTCGCTGCACGCGCCCGATGATGACCTTCGCGACGAACTCGTGCCGGTGAACCAACGGTGGAAGGTCGCCGAAGTGCTCGACGCCGCGTGGGCGTATGCCGCCCGCACGGGACGCCGGGTCAGCATCGAGTACGCCATGATCAGAGACGTGAACGACCAGCCGTGGCGGGCTGACCTGCTGGGTCGCCTGCTGGCGGGGCGGCTGGCGCACGTCAATCTCATCCCGCTCAACCCCACACCGGGCAGCAAGTGGGACGCCAGTCCCAAGCCGGTGGAGCGGGAGTTCGTCCGGAGGTTGCGTGCGGCCGGAGTGGCCACTACGGTGCGTGACACCCGGGGACGCGAGATTGACGGCGCATGTGGACAGTTGGCTGCGAGCGAGGTTGAGGCATGA
- a CDS encoding DivIVA domain-containing protein yields MSSHGQRFRRRAVRRGYKVDEVDTFLDRVEATLNGAPVGPEVRSQEVRDVVFRVRFGGYDEWQVDLHLDRVERQLAELEERPAAPGRGAELRAGLGAPTPAPAPVPDRMGPPPPPLPTRTPAANAPTGALPRYEQPRFDEQPSYAGQSSMGGPGGQQQAPAVPPGPQGSFDGFGGGHGRADMTSEIRMERPQPPRMPEPPRNEPPRVDPYGPSSGFGSVTAQQPVYGGAPQRGGYDNDATNTFGAVPPASANPSTYGGGGGFAPPPPPPPAAPAGPAYTGELARVDQLRRTFQLRRFGSGYDPQQVDRLFENVLGSLSGRTGGTVNEGELDAGRLNLVPGGYYEAEVEQALREVRDIVGRR; encoded by the coding sequence GTGAGCTCGCATGGTCAGCGGTTCCGCCGCCGGGCGGTCCGTCGCGGTTACAAGGTCGACGAGGTGGACACGTTCCTCGACCGGGTGGAGGCGACGCTCAACGGCGCCCCGGTCGGTCCCGAGGTGAGGTCGCAGGAGGTCCGCGACGTCGTCTTCCGGGTGCGTTTCGGCGGATACGACGAGTGGCAGGTCGACCTGCACCTCGACCGGGTCGAGCGCCAGCTCGCCGAGCTGGAGGAGCGTCCGGCCGCCCCCGGTCGCGGCGCCGAGCTGCGGGCCGGTCTGGGCGCTCCGACGCCGGCCCCCGCGCCCGTGCCCGACCGGATGGGCCCGCCGCCCCCGCCACTGCCGACCCGCACTCCGGCCGCCAACGCGCCGACCGGCGCGCTGCCGCGCTACGAGCAGCCGCGCTTCGACGAGCAGCCCTCGTACGCGGGCCAGAGCTCGATGGGTGGTCCCGGCGGCCAGCAGCAGGCTCCCGCGGTGCCGCCCGGCCCGCAGGGCAGCTTCGACGGCTTCGGCGGCGGTCACGGCCGCGCCGACATGACCAGCGAGATCCGGATGGAGCGGCCGCAGCCGCCGCGTATGCCGGAGCCGCCCCGCAACGAGCCCCCGCGCGTCGACCCGTACGGGCCGAGCAGCGGTTTCGGCTCCGTGACCGCGCAGCAGCCGGTGTACGGCGGCGCGCCGCAGCGCGGCGGGTACGACAACGACGCGACGAACACGTTCGGCGCGGTGCCCCCGGCCTCGGCGAACCCGTCGACGTACGGTGGCGGCGGCGGTTTCGCGCCTCCGCCGCCCCCGCCGCCGGCCGCGCCCGCGGGCCCGGCGTACACGGGCGAGCTGGCCCGGGTGGACCAGCTGCGGCGCACGTTCCAGCTGCGGCGGTTCGGCAGCGGCTACGACCCGCAGCAGGTCGACCGGCTGTTCGAGAACGTCCTGGGCTCGCTGTCCGGGCGCACCGGCGGCACGGTCAACGAGGGTGAGCTCGACGCGGGCCGCCTGAACCTGGTGCCCGGCGGCTACTACGAGGCCGAGGTCGAGCAGGCGCTGCGCGAGGTGCGCGACATCGTCGGCCGGCGCTGA
- a CDS encoding DUF2631 domain-containing protein: MAAEEPVTSPDQHAPTPVKAARIAGTVVIVMLLLMLFGNHEGNVESIWLIGIAGILAAIMIIDVVLRRNGLRD, translated from the coding sequence GTGGCCGCAGAAGAGCCGGTAACCTCGCCCGACCAGCACGCTCCCACGCCGGTGAAGGCCGCCCGGATCGCCGGGACCGTGGTGATCGTCATGCTGCTGCTGATGCTGTTCGGCAACCACGAGGGCAACGTCGAGTCCATCTGGCTGATCGGCATCGCCGGAATCCTCGCCGCGATCATGATCATCGACGTCGTGCTGCGCCGCAACGGCCTGCGCGACTGA
- a CDS encoding Rieske 2Fe-2S domain-containing protein — MRITGTGHASMRIDTAAGSILCDPWVNPAYFASWFPFPDNSQLDWEHLGDVDYLYVSHLHRDHFDAAHLKRFVSKKATVLLPEYPTSQLEDELRALGFTKFFKTVSDEVHELDGGLKIMIQALISPTDGPIGDSSLWVEHDGVRVLNQNDARPTDLIRFTELGHVHAHMLQFSGAIWYPMVYELPQAAKTAFGKQKRERQYDRTWRYIDDLKASHVFPIAGPPCFLDDELWQFNDIHGDEGNIFPDQSDFVREYAKVGGTNGVVLLPGSVSTLTAASCDTTHPVADLDEFFARKEEHLKAYQERQRPVIEREKASWSHPEIDVLAGMKARIEPLLDESVRLAQGVGGPVRFDLTDPAGELVESILVDFPNKEVRIAADEKVRYRFRTERRLIEHLLHIDEGDWVNSLFLSCRFSAARIGQYNEFVYAFFKCLSEERLQYAEGWYESQRPDAEDITVDGWSFQRRCPHLKADLTRFGIVEGDQLTCQLHGWKWNLATGRCLTSVGHEIRSEKAGQPAAGAQDQPAATPAG, encoded by the coding sequence GTGCGGATCACCGGTACGGGACACGCCAGCATGCGGATCGACACGGCGGCGGGTTCGATCCTGTGCGATCCGTGGGTGAACCCGGCGTACTTCGCCTCGTGGTTCCCCTTCCCCGACAACTCCCAGCTCGACTGGGAGCACCTCGGCGACGTCGACTACCTGTACGTGTCGCACCTGCACCGGGACCACTTCGACGCGGCGCACCTCAAGCGCTTCGTCAGCAAGAAGGCCACCGTGCTGCTGCCGGAGTACCCGACCTCGCAGCTGGAGGACGAGCTGCGGGCGCTGGGCTTCACGAAGTTCTTCAAGACCGTGTCGGACGAGGTGCACGAGCTCGACGGCGGCCTGAAGATCATGATCCAGGCGTTGATCTCGCCGACGGACGGCCCGATCGGCGACTCGTCGCTGTGGGTCGAGCACGACGGCGTACGCGTGCTCAACCAGAACGACGCCCGCCCCACCGACCTGATCCGCTTCACCGAGCTGGGCCACGTGCACGCGCACATGCTCCAGTTCTCGGGCGCGATCTGGTACCCGATGGTCTACGAGCTGCCGCAGGCCGCCAAGACGGCGTTCGGCAAGCAGAAGCGCGAGCGGCAGTACGACCGCACCTGGCGCTACATCGACGACCTGAAGGCGTCGCACGTCTTCCCGATCGCGGGCCCGCCGTGCTTCCTCGACGACGAGCTGTGGCAGTTCAACGACATCCACGGCGACGAGGGCAACATCTTCCCGGATCAGTCGGACTTCGTGCGGGAGTACGCCAAGGTCGGCGGGACCAACGGCGTCGTGCTGCTGCCCGGCTCGGTGTCCACGCTGACCGCCGCATCGTGCGACACCACGCACCCGGTCGCGGACCTGGACGAGTTCTTCGCCCGCAAGGAGGAGCACCTCAAGGCATACCAGGAGCGCCAGCGGCCGGTCATCGAGCGGGAGAAGGCGTCCTGGTCGCACCCGGAGATCGACGTGCTGGCCGGCATGAAGGCGCGCATCGAGCCGCTGCTGGACGAGTCGGTGCGGCTGGCCCAGGGCGTGGGCGGCCCGGTGCGCTTCGACCTGACCGACCCGGCGGGGGAACTGGTCGAGTCGATCCTGGTGGACTTCCCGAACAAGGAGGTCCGGATCGCCGCCGACGAGAAGGTGCGCTACCGCTTCCGGACCGAGCGCCGGCTGATCGAGCACCTGCTGCACATCGACGAGGGCGACTGGGTGAACTCGCTGTTCCTGTCCTGCCGCTTCTCGGCGGCGCGGATCGGGCAGTACAACGAGTTCGTGTACGCGTTCTTCAAGTGCCTGTCCGAGGAGCGCCTGCAGTACGCGGAGGGCTGGTACGAGTCGCAGCGGCCCGACGCCGAGGACATCACCGTGGACGGCTGGTCGTTCCAGCGCCGCTGCCCGCACCTGAAGGCCGACCTGACCCGGTTCGGCATCGTCGAGGGCGACCAGCTCACCTGCCAGCTGCACGGCTGGAAGTGGAACCTGGCCACCGGCCGCTGTCTGACCAGCGTCGGCCACGAGATCCGATCCGAGAAGGCCGGGCAGCCGGCGGCGGGCGCGCAGGACCAGCCCGCCGCGACCCCGGCCGGGTAG